The Streptomyces sp. NBC_00435 nucleotide sequence GAGTTCATCCAGCGGAAGTCGCCGTTCACCGGCGTGGACAACTACACCCAGCTGCTGGGCGACTCGCAGTTCTGGACCGTCGTGGTCCGAAGCTTCGCCTTCACCGCGGCCAACGTCGTACTGATCATGGTCCTCGGCAGCCTCATCGGCATCCTGCTGAACAGGCTCGGCAAGCGGATGCGCCTGGTCCTGTCGATGGCGCTGGTGATGGCCTGGGCCATGCCGATCGTCGCCTCCGTGACCGTCTTCCAGTGGCTGTTCGACGAGCAGTTCGGCGTGATGAACTGGCTGATGCGCACACTCGGCTTCTCCGGGTACGACCAGCACAACTGGTTCGAGACGGGCTTCTCCACCCTCGTGATCGTCACGGTCCTGGTGGTCTGGGGCTCGATCCCCTTCGTCGCCCTCAACATGTACGCCGGTCTGACCACCGTCAGCGGCGAGCTGTACGAGGCGGCCCGGATGGACGGCGCCAACGGCTGGCAGACCTTCTGGAAGGTCGTCTTCCCGAACCTCAAGTCGTTCTTCCTCGTCACCACGTTCCTCGAGGTGATCTGGGTCTTCAAGGCCTTCACCCAGGTCTACGCGATGAAGGCGGGCGGCCCCGACCGGGCCTCCGAGATCCTGCCCGTCTTCGCCTACGTCGAGGGCCAGAGCCAGTTCCACTACGGCCTGGCCGCGGCGATCTCCGTCCTGACGATCGTGATGCTCGTGATCGTCATGTCCTTCTACTTCCGTCTGATCCTGAAGCAGGAGGAGGAGCAGTGAGCACCACCACCGCCCCGAAGCCCGCGCCGCCGGCCAAGCCCCAGCAGGTGCGCAACCGCCGGCCGGTCCGCCCCGCGGCCGTCGCCAAGAACATCGGCGCCCTGCTCCTGGCCGTCCTCTTCCTCTTCCCCGTCTACTGGATGTTCTCCTCGGCACTCAAGCCGTCCAGCGAGATCCTCTCCAAGGACCCCGTCTTCGTCTTCACCCCGACGCTGGACAACTTCACCAAGGCCACCGGCGTCGACATGTTCTGGACGTACGTCACGAACAGCCTCCTCGTCACCGTCGGAGCCGTCCTGCTGGCCCTGGTCGTGGCCCTCGCCGCGAGCTTCGCCATCGCCCGCATGAAGTTCAAGGGCCGCAAGGGCCTCGTGCTCGCCGTGATGCTCGCCCAGATGGCCCCCTGGGAGGTCATGGTCATCGCGATGTACATGATCGTCCGCGAGGCCGATCAGCTGAACAACCTCGCCGTGCTGACCGCGATCTACTTCGTGATGGTCCTCCCCTTCACCATCTGGACCCTGCGCGGCTTCATCGCCGCCGTCCCGGTGACCCTCGAGGAGGCCGCCCAGATCGACGGCTGCACCCGCGGTCAGGCCTTCCGTAAGGTGATCTTCCCGCTGCTGGCCCCCGGCCTGATGTCCACCTCGCTCTTCGGCTTCATCACGGCCTGGAACGAGTTCGCGATGGTGCTGATCCTGAACAAGGACAAGTCCGCGCAGACCCTGCCGCTGTGGCTGACCCAGTTCCAGACGGCCTTCGGCAACGACTGGGGCGCCACCATGGCCGCGTCCTCGCTCTTCGCGGTCCCGGTGCTGCTCATCTTCGTCTTCCTCCAGCGCAAGGCCGTCGGCGGCATGACCGCCGGCGCCGTGAAGGGATAACGGCCCATGACTGTCCTTGCGCACCGCACGGATACTTTGACCCGGGACGCCCTCGCGGTCCTGCAGCCCGGGTTCGAGGGCACCACCGCCCCGGCCTGGCTGCTGCGGCAGGTCTCCGAGGGTCTCACCGCCGTCGGCCTCTTCGGCCGCAACATCAGCTCGCCCGAGCAACTCGCCGCGCTGACCGCGCAGCTGCGTACCGAGCGGGACGACGTCCTCGTCGCCATCGACGAGGAGGGCGGCGACGTCACCCGCCTGGAGGTCCGGGGCGGCTCCTCCTTCCCGGGCAACCTGGCCCTCGGCGCGGTGGACGACGTCGACCTGACCCGCGACGTCGCCCGCGAGCTGGGCCGGCGCCTCGCCGAGTGCGGGGTCAACCTCAACTGGGCCCCGTCCGCCGACGTCAACTCCAACCCGGACAACCCGGTCATCGGCGTACGGTCCTTCGGCGCCGACACCCACCTCGCCGCCCGGCACACCGCCGCGTACGTCGAGGGCCTCCAGGCCGCGGGCGTGGCCGCCTGCACCAAGCACTTCCCGGGCCACGGCGACACCAACGTCGACTCGCACCACGCGCTGCCGCGCATCGACGTGGACCTCGACACCCTGGCCGCGCGCGAACTCGTACCGTTCCGGGCGGCCATCGAGGCCGGCACCAAGGCGGTCATGAGCGCGCACATCCTGGTGCCCGCCCTGGACCCGACCCGCCCGGCCACCCTCAGCCCGCAGATCCTGACCGGTCTGCTGCGCAAGGAGCTCGGCTACGAGGGCCTCATCGTCACCGACGGCATGGAGATGAACGCCATCGCCGGGACGTACGGCATCGAGCGCGGCTCGGTACTGGCCATCGCGGCCGGCGCCGACGCGATCTGCGTCGGCGGCGGGCTCGCCGACGAGGCCACCGTGCTGCGCCTGCGCGACGCGCTGGTCGCGGCCGTACGGGACGGGTCGCTGCCCGAGGAGCGGCTCGCGGAGGCCGCCGCCCGGGTCCGCTCGCTGGCCGAGTGGACCCGCCGGGTCCGCCGGGGCGCGCGGCCGGAGGGGAGCAGCGCGCCCGGCATCGGACTGGCGGCGG carries:
- a CDS encoding carbohydrate ABC transporter permease, which gives rise to MTVHSQGAATSAPQDAPQKSAGVAKTPPPTGAGAASKSPRGGRKSLPSGWWPYILIGPAVLSMATLLLYPLIKNIILSFQKVDKIEFIQRKSPFTGVDNYTQLLGDSQFWTVVVRSFAFTAANVVLIMVLGSLIGILLNRLGKRMRLVLSMALVMAWAMPIVASVTVFQWLFDEQFGVMNWLMRTLGFSGYDQHNWFETGFSTLVIVTVLVVWGSIPFVALNMYAGLTTVSGELYEAARMDGANGWQTFWKVVFPNLKSFFLVTTFLEVIWVFKAFTQVYAMKAGGPDRASEILPVFAYVEGQSQFHYGLAAAISVLTIVMLVIVMSFYFRLILKQEEEQ
- a CDS encoding carbohydrate ABC transporter permease, which encodes MRNRRPVRPAAVAKNIGALLLAVLFLFPVYWMFSSALKPSSEILSKDPVFVFTPTLDNFTKATGVDMFWTYVTNSLLVTVGAVLLALVVALAASFAIARMKFKGRKGLVLAVMLAQMAPWEVMVIAMYMIVREADQLNNLAVLTAIYFVMVLPFTIWTLRGFIAAVPVTLEEAAQIDGCTRGQAFRKVIFPLLAPGLMSTSLFGFITAWNEFAMVLILNKDKSAQTLPLWLTQFQTAFGNDWGATMAASSLFAVPVLLIFVFLQRKAVGGMTAGAVKG
- a CDS encoding glycoside hydrolase family 3 protein, translating into MTVLAHRTDTLTRDALAVLQPGFEGTTAPAWLLRQVSEGLTAVGLFGRNISSPEQLAALTAQLRTERDDVLVAIDEEGGDVTRLEVRGGSSFPGNLALGAVDDVDLTRDVARELGRRLAECGVNLNWAPSADVNSNPDNPVIGVRSFGADTHLAARHTAAYVEGLQAAGVAACTKHFPGHGDTNVDSHHALPRIDVDLDTLAARELVPFRAAIEAGTKAVMSAHILVPALDPTRPATLSPQILTGLLRKELGYEGLIVTDGMEMNAIAGTYGIERGSVLAIAAGADAICVGGGLADEATVLRLRDALVAAVRDGSLPEERLAEAAARVRSLAEWTRRVRRGARPEGSSAPGIGLAAARRAVVVTGSRAAAAPVNAPYVATLTPVANIAVGAETPWGVAGELSALIPGIESGVYPQGSTAAGILAAAGNRTVVAVVRDAHRHPWMTEALDALVAARPETIVVEMGLPRAEPRGALHIATHGAARVCGRAAAEVIAGV